A genomic region of Desulfobacterales bacterium contains the following coding sequences:
- a CDS encoding MaoC/PaaZ C-terminal domain-containing protein, whose protein sequence is MSEPNFRQLHGYYLEDITVGMSAVYSRVLTEERVKLFADVSGDINPLHLNETFASQTRFKKRIVHGGKRGLMDAVE, encoded by the coding sequence ATGTCGGAACCAAACTTTAGACAACTGCACGGTTACTACCTTGAAGACATAACGGTGGGAATGAGCGCGGTTTATTCCCGGGTCTTGACGGAAGAGCGGGTGAAACTTTTTGCGGATGTGTCCGGCGATATCAATCCGCTTCATCTGAATGAAACCTTTGCGTCGCAAACCCGTTTCAAAAAACGGATTGTTCATGGAGGGAAAAGGGGTCTGATGGACGCCGTCGAATGA
- a CDS encoding FAD-linked oxidase C-terminal domain-containing protein: MHPDILECLKEIVGENNVRTQIIDRISYASDASEFKHLPDAAVCPTTTQQVAAIMATAFQENIPVTPRGAGTSVSGLTVPIKGGIVLDLIQMNKILKISPEDRLAVVQPGVVYGDLDRALKPLGFSFPPEPASGKVATLGGNVATNAGGVKGAKYGTTRNYVLGLEVVLADGQILRTGSHTLKCVSGLDLTRLFVGSEGVLGVITEIILRIDPRPPATSTAMATFENLSDAGRAVAAIMKSGAVPSVLEVIDRNCILAINQNTKMDLPEAAAILLAETDGSTQTETESQMAKITKIFQANNASGVRMAQTATEAEALWAARKSAYPVIARLNNTVISEDTTVPISKVVDMLEVIAELAVKYDILLVTVGHVADGNLHPHFTYDSTDPYVSRRVTEARAELYRRAIELGGTLTGEHGIGLGKADFMSLEHSAVAMGVMRRIKQALDPKNILNPGKMDLDVCTE; the protein is encoded by the coding sequence TTGCATCCCGACATACTCGAATGTTTAAAAGAAATCGTTGGCGAAAATAATGTGAGGACCCAGATCATCGACAGGATCTCCTACGCATCCGACGCGTCCGAGTTCAAGCATCTTCCGGACGCCGCCGTCTGCCCCACCACCACCCAACAGGTCGCAGCGATCATGGCAACGGCATTTCAGGAAAACATCCCGGTCACACCCCGGGGGGCGGGCACCAGCGTCTCCGGCCTGACGGTCCCGATCAAGGGTGGCATCGTGTTGGACTTGATTCAGATGAATAAAATTCTCAAGATCAGCCCGGAGGACCGCCTGGCGGTGGTGCAGCCCGGCGTTGTGTACGGCGACCTGGACCGGGCGCTGAAACCGCTGGGCTTTTCTTTTCCGCCGGAGCCGGCCAGCGGTAAGGTGGCCACCCTGGGCGGCAATGTGGCCACCAATGCCGGCGGCGTCAAGGGCGCCAAGTACGGGACCACCCGCAACTATGTCCTGGGGCTGGAGGTCGTATTGGCCGACGGTCAGATTCTGCGGACCGGCTCTCACACCTTAAAGTGCGTATCGGGCCTTGACCTCACCCGGCTCTTTGTCGGCTCGGAGGGGGTCCTGGGGGTCATTACCGAAATCATCCTCAGGATCGACCCGCGCCCGCCGGCTACTTCAACGGCCATGGCCACCTTTGAAAATCTCAGCGATGCCGGACGGGCGGTGGCCGCGATCATGAAATCCGGGGCCGTCCCCAGCGTGCTGGAAGTGATCGACCGCAACTGTATCCTGGCCATCAACCAGAATACGAAAATGGACCTGCCCGAGGCGGCGGCCATCCTGCTGGCGGAAACCGACGGCAGCACCCAGACCGAAACGGAGTCCCAGATGGCCAAAATCACAAAAATCTTCCAGGCAAACAACGCTTCCGGCGTTCGCATGGCCCAGACCGCGACAGAAGCCGAAGCCCTGTGGGCCGCCCGCAAATCCGCCTATCCGGTGATTGCCCGGCTCAACAACACGGTCATCAGTGAAGATACCACCGTACCGATTTCAAAGGTGGTCGATATGCTCGAGGTGATCGCGGAACTTGCCGTCAAGTACGATATCCTGCTGGTCACCGTAGGGCACGTGGCCGACGGCAACCTGCACCCGCACTTTACTTACGACAGCACCGACCCCTATGTATCGCGCCGGGTGACGGAAGCCCGGGCCGAACTGTATCGCCGGGCCATCGAACTGGGCGGAACCCTCACCGGGGAGCACGGCATCGGTCTCGGCAAAGCGGATTTCATGTCCCTGGAACACAGTGCGGTGGCCATGGGGGTGATGCGCCGGATCAAACAGGCCCTGGATCCCAAAAATATTCTGAACCCGGGCAAAATGGATCTGGATGTTTGTACGGAATAG
- a CDS encoding phytochelatin synthase family protein: protein MRFRRFVIRGLLYGPYLFHKITGTGPFGPGGAVYLQEPSRQDGQALKAALFRHYVKQYHEASCSVASVVMAVNAIREVQVGRSQPITQMDILQKVRTGYWKERMSAEGHNGRRGLPLPLLGEIVKSSLDIYGVAYKTIETVPGAQGAGPAERKREELRDRLTDFETKGDSLIIAHFGQGAFVKTLNIPHISPVGGFDTQSGQVIILDVDPDQANPYRVPFDTFCKGLFSSYNPILRLFGYRTGGYVFIKLT, encoded by the coding sequence ATGCGTTTCAGAAGATTCGTCATCCGCGGACTCCTTTACGGACCGTACCTTTTTCATAAAATAACCGGCACCGGTCCCTTCGGTCCCGGCGGAGCCGTCTACCTCCAGGAGCCGTCTCGCCAGGATGGCCAGGCATTGAAGGCGGCACTCTTCAGGCATTACGTTAAACAGTATCATGAGGCGTCCTGTTCGGTGGCAAGCGTTGTCATGGCCGTCAATGCCATTCGGGAGGTGCAGGTCGGCCGGTCGCAGCCCATCACCCAAATGGATATTCTCCAGAAGGTTCGGACCGGCTATTGGAAGGAAAGGATGAGCGCCGAAGGCCACAACGGCAGGCGGGGACTGCCCCTGCCGCTTCTGGGAGAGATCGTCAAAAGCAGCCTCGATATTTACGGCGTCGCTTATAAAACCATCGAAACCGTCCCGGGCGCGCAGGGTGCCGGTCCGGCGGAAAGGAAAAGGGAAGAACTGCGCGACCGCCTGACCGATTTTGAGACAAAGGGAGACTCTCTGATCATCGCCCACTTTGGTCAGGGTGCGTTTGTCAAGACCCTGAACATTCCCCATATTTCACCGGTGGGCGGATTTGATACCCAAAGCGGCCAGGTGATCATTCTGGACGTGGACCCGGATCAGGCAAACCCCTACCGGGTCCCTTTTGATACTTTCTGCAAGGGTCTATTCAGCAGCTATAATCCGATTTTGAGACTGTTCGGATACCGGACCGGCGGATATGTTTTTATAAAACTGACATAA
- a CDS encoding heme-binding protein, producing MKMVPKLTMEDARVMMQAAEKKAAEIGVDMDIAVTDDGGHLMMFHRMDNARVTSIDIAINKAFTAAAARKSTRAYGEVGRAGGPAFGIHTSNGGRFMLIAGGLPIFWDDQIVGGMGCSSGTPDQDEEVARAGIDALLSSPKK from the coding sequence ATGAAAATGGTTCCCAAACTGACTATGGAAGACGCAAGGGTCATGATGCAGGCCGCAGAGAAGAAAGCCGCAGAGATCGGCGTCGATATGGATATTGCCGTCACCGACGACGGCGGCCACCTGATGATGTTCCATCGCATGGACAACGCCCGCGTCACCAGCATCGACATCGCCATCAACAAGGCCTTTACCGCCGCTGCTGCGCGCAAATCCACCCGCGCATACGGTGAGGTCGGACGGGCGGGCGGCCCTGCATTCGGCATCCATACCAGCAACGGGGGCCGTTTTATGCTTATCGCCGGCGGCCTCCCGATTTTTTGGGACGATCAGATCGTGGGGGGTATGGGCTGCAGTTCCGGCACGCCCGACCAGGACGAGGAGGTTGCCCGGGCCGGTATCGACGCCCTATTGTCAAGCCCGAAAAAATAG
- a CDS encoding 4-hydroxyphenylacetate 3-hydroxylase family protein, which translates to MGLMTAEQYEESLRKLNLVVYQFGKRVENVVDDPIIRPSMLAVAKTYELAHRPEHADIMTATSHISGNRINRFTHIHQSVDDLVKKSQMGRLLGRETGCCFQRCVGMDAINALSIATYAIDEKNGSACHERFLKYLEYVQRNDLTCDGAMTDAKGDRSLPPSRQPDPDAYLHVVRETPDGIVVRGAKAHQTGAVNSHEIIVLPTLNMRAEDSRYAVSFALPSDTEGIVYIMGRQSCDTRKLEDGTLDRGNVIFGGHEALVVFEDVFVPWERVFMNGEHEFTGQLVETFAAYHRQSYAFKVGVGDVLIGAAQTVAEYNGVEKAAHIRDKLVEMNHLNETLYCCGIACASQGHREAGGTYLVDILLANVHKHNITRFPYEIARIAQDIAGGLMVTLPSEQDLRSPETAKWLEKYLMTRADVPTEHRLRILRLIENLTLGTAAVGYLTESLHGAGSPQAQRVMISRRVNMKEKQDAAKKLCGIEKP; encoded by the coding sequence ATGGGGTTGATGACGGCTGAGCAGTACGAAGAAAGCTTGCGGAAACTGAACCTGGTCGTATATCAGTTTGGAAAGCGTGTGGAAAATGTGGTGGATGATCCCATCATCCGCCCCTCCATGCTCGCGGTGGCCAAAACGTATGAACTGGCCCACCGGCCTGAACACGCGGACATCATGACCGCGACTTCCCACATCAGCGGCAACCGGATCAACCGCTTCACCCACATCCATCAAAGCGTGGATGATCTGGTGAAGAAAAGTCAGATGGGACGCCTGCTGGGCAGAGAGACCGGATGCTGTTTTCAACGATGCGTGGGCATGGATGCGATCAACGCCCTCTCCATCGCAACATACGCCATCGATGAGAAAAACGGGTCCGCCTGCCACGAACGGTTTTTAAAATACCTTGAATATGTCCAGCGCAACGACCTGACCTGCGATGGGGCCATGACCGATGCCAAGGGTGACAGAAGCCTGCCCCCTTCCCGGCAGCCGGACCCGGATGCATACCTTCATGTGGTCCGGGAAACCCCGGACGGCATCGTGGTCCGGGGCGCCAAGGCCCATCAGACCGGTGCGGTCAATTCCCATGAAATCATCGTCCTGCCGACCCTGAACATGCGGGCGGAAGACAGCCGCTACGCGGTCTCCTTCGCCCTACCCAGCGACACCGAGGGGATTGTCTATATCATGGGGAGACAATCCTGCGATACGCGCAAGCTCGAGGACGGAACCCTGGACCGGGGCAACGTGATCTTTGGCGGGCACGAAGCCCTGGTGGTTTTCGAAGACGTGTTCGTTCCCTGGGAACGCGTCTTCATGAACGGGGAGCACGAATTTACCGGTCAGTTGGTGGAAACCTTCGCCGCCTATCACCGCCAGAGCTACGCCTTCAAGGTGGGCGTCGGGGATGTCCTCATCGGGGCGGCCCAGACCGTGGCGGAGTACAACGGCGTTGAAAAGGCCGCGCACATCAGGGACAAACTCGTTGAAATGAACCACCTCAACGAAACCCTTTACTGCTGCGGCATCGCGTGCGCTTCCCAGGGTCACCGGGAAGCCGGCGGCACCTACCTGGTGGACATCCTGCTGGCCAACGTCCACAAGCACAACATCACCCGGTTTCCCTATGAAATCGCCCGTATCGCCCAGGACATCGCCGGCGGGTTGATGGTGACGCTGCCGTCCGAACAGGACCTGCGGTCTCCGGAAACCGCCAAATGGCTCGAAAAATATCTCATGACCCGCGCGGATGTACCCACCGAACACCGCCTGCGGATCCTCCGGCTCATCGAGAACCTCACCCTGGGAACAGCCGCCGTCGGGTATCTGACGGAATCTCTGCACGGCGCAGGATCGCCCCAGGCCCAGCGGGTAATGATCTCCAGGCGGGTCAACATGAAGGAAAAACAGGATGCCGCAAAAAAATTGTGTGGCATTGAAAAGCCTTAA
- a CDS encoding glycogen/starch/alpha-glucan phosphorylase, protein MDPNVQDPSGRHVPATIETDSLKNDIRRHILFTLGNDPDKTDLYSIYMGLAYCVRDRLLERWVKTQRSLYDTLAKRVYFLSLEFLPGRFLKNYLISLNMEEEARRTLQDMGIDLDDLEEEKWDAGLGNGGLGRLASCYMDSLACLNLPGYGYGILYDYGIFHQVLENGSQREHCDNWRRRGNPWEIKRSQHLEPIRFYGRSEPYRDTTGRLRYRWVGGEIVMAMACDILIPGYGDEYVTNMRLWAAQSSREFNLENFSHGDYIGAVQSKVMGENISKVLYPSDEIEAGKELRLKQQYFFVAATLSDILRRFRKQSDSFADFPDFVAVQLNDTHPTIAIPELMRILMDEHALEWDDAWAVCEKTFAYTNHTVLPEALETWPLELIGRLLPRHLEIIYEINHRFLTAVRKKYPDDPHLAAGLSIFQEGPLQQVRMAHLAVVGSHSVNGVAALHSHILKTGLFRDFDRIFPGRIQNITNGITPRRWLLQANPSLSRLITSAIGPGWINALDLLEKLAPYADNPEFRSAWMASKLENKHRLVPYILRKTGQEADPDTLFDVQVKRIHEYKRQLLNILHVITQYNRIKADPAAAVVPRTVIFAGKAAPAYYQAKRIITLINSVADVVNNDSEVRPKLRVIFLPNYCVSNSEKIVAAADLSEQISTAGMEASGTGNMKMALNGALAIGTLDGANVEIMEEVGRENIFIFGLTAEEVTDLRSSGYDPASYYQTDTELKQVLDMIASGFFSPRRPELFAPLISALRDQGDYYMLLADYRSYVTAQEAVSRVFQDPDDWARRSILNTAHMGKFSSDRSVMEYADNIWRVKPLA, encoded by the coding sequence ATGGACCCAAATGTTCAAGACCCGAGCGGCAGACACGTCCCCGCAACCATTGAAACAGACTCCCTGAAAAACGATATCCGCCGTCACATTCTGTTTACCCTGGGCAACGATCCGGATAAAACCGATCTGTATTCCATTTATATGGGGCTGGCATACTGTGTGCGCGACCGTCTGCTGGAGCGCTGGGTTAAAACCCAGCGCTCGCTTTATGATACGCTGGCCAAGCGGGTCTATTTTCTATCCCTGGAATTTCTGCCGGGCCGGTTTCTTAAAAACTATCTCATCAGCCTGAATATGGAGGAAGAGGCCCGCCGGACGCTGCAGGATATGGGGATTGATCTGGACGACCTGGAGGAAGAGAAATGGGACGCCGGCCTCGGCAACGGCGGCCTGGGGCGCCTGGCGTCCTGCTACATGGACTCCCTGGCCTGTCTTAACCTGCCGGGATACGGATACGGCATCCTTTATGACTACGGCATCTTTCATCAGGTCCTGGAAAACGGCAGCCAGCGCGAACATTGCGACAATTGGCGCCGGCGCGGCAACCCCTGGGAGATCAAGCGCTCCCAGCATCTCGAGCCGATCCGTTTCTACGGCCGATCCGAACCGTACCGCGACACCACGGGACGGCTCCGCTACCGCTGGGTCGGCGGCGAGATCGTCATGGCCATGGCCTGCGACATACTCATTCCCGGCTACGGTGACGAGTATGTCACCAATATGCGCTTGTGGGCCGCACAATCCAGCCGGGAATTCAACCTGGAAAACTTCAGCCACGGCGATTATATCGGCGCGGTCCAGTCCAAAGTGATGGGCGAGAACATTTCAAAAGTGCTCTACCCCAGCGATGAAATCGAAGCGGGTAAAGAGCTGCGGCTCAAACAGCAGTATTTCTTTGTCGCGGCGACACTGTCCGACATTCTCAGGCGTTTCAGGAAACAGAGCGATTCGTTTGCGGATTTTCCGGATTTTGTGGCCGTTCAATTAAACGACACCCACCCCACCATCGCCATCCCGGAACTCATGCGTATCCTGATGGACGAGCACGCCCTGGAATGGGACGATGCCTGGGCTGTTTGTGAAAAAACGTTCGCCTATACCAATCATACGGTCTTGCCCGAGGCTCTGGAAACCTGGCCGCTGGAACTGATCGGCCGGCTGCTGCCCCGGCATCTGGAAATCATTTATGAAATCAACCATCGCTTCCTGACGGCGGTGCGGAAAAAATACCCGGACGATCCGCACTTAGCTGCCGGGCTTTCCATTTTCCAGGAGGGCCCTTTGCAGCAGGTGCGCATGGCCCATCTCGCGGTCGTCGGCAGCCATTCGGTCAACGGGGTGGCCGCCCTGCACTCCCATATTTTGAAAACCGGCCTGTTCAGGGATTTCGACCGGATTTTCCCCGGTCGCATCCAAAACATCACCAACGGCATCACACCCCGCCGGTGGCTGCTCCAGGCCAATCCGTCGCTGTCGCGGCTGATTACGTCGGCCATCGGACCGGGCTGGATTAATGCACTCGACCTGCTTGAAAAACTGGCGCCCTACGCTGATAACCCCGAATTCCGTAGCGCCTGGATGGCATCGAAACTGGAAAATAAACACCGGCTGGTCCCCTACATTCTACGCAAAACCGGACAGGAGGCTGACCCCGACACACTGTTCGATGTGCAGGTCAAACGCATTCACGAATACAAGCGCCAGCTGCTCAATATCCTGCACGTGATCACCCAGTATAACCGCATCAAGGCAGACCCTGCGGCGGCGGTTGTGCCGCGCACCGTGATTTTTGCCGGAAAAGCCGCTCCGGCCTATTATCAGGCCAAACGCATCATCACATTGATAAATTCGGTGGCGGATGTGGTCAACAACGATTCCGAGGTCCGGCCGAAGCTGCGGGTCATTTTCCTGCCCAATTACTGCGTCTCCAATTCCGAAAAAATCGTTGCGGCCGCCGACCTTTCCGAACAGATTTCGACTGCGGGCATGGAAGCATCCGGAACCGGGAACATGAAAATGGCGCTGAACGGCGCCCTGGCCATCGGAACCCTGGACGGCGCCAACGTGGAAATTATGGAAGAAGTGGGCCGTGAAAATATCTTCATTTTCGGCCTGACGGCTGAAGAAGTAACGGACCTGCGCAGCAGCGGCTATGATCCCGCAAGCTATTACCAAACGGACACGGAGCTTAAGCAGGTTCTCGACATGATCGCCTCGGGTTTTTTTTCACCCCGCCGGCCGGAACTGTTTGCCCCGCTCATCAGTGCGCTGCGCGACCAGGGCGATTACTATATGCTCCTGGCGGACTACCGTTCTTACGTCACCGCCCAGGAAGCGGTCAGCCGGGTGTTTCAGGACCCGGATGACTGGGCCCGCCGCTCCATTCTCAACACCGCCCATATGGGTAAGTTCTCCAGCGACCGGTCCGTCATGGAATATGCCGATAACATCTGGCGGGTCAAACCCTTGGCCTAA
- a CDS encoding amidohydrolase family protein, with translation MIIDCHYHLEQRLLPVATELAKTGKPLLIHAGFDAHGDYETLLEEVPELKLILAHAGYPLYANAWKKIRENKQVTVDLSQTSFLNEKTTRLAIETLGTERCLFGTDGPYGVHGGDGLFDYGFIKRRIEKLFPDKGIQNRLLGGNFMESVGI, from the coding sequence ATGATTATCGACTGCCATTATCATTTAGAACAGCGCCTGCTGCCGGTTGCAACGGAACTGGCCAAAACCGGAAAACCGCTCCTGATTCATGCCGGCTTTGATGCCCACGGAGATTATGAGACGCTCTTAGAGGAGGTCCCGGAACTCAAGCTGATTCTGGCGCATGCGGGTTACCCGCTTTATGCCAACGCCTGGAAAAAAATCAGAGAAAACAAACAGGTGACTGTCGATCTTTCCCAGACAAGCTTTCTTAATGAAAAGACCACCCGCCTGGCAATCGAAACCCTCGGTACGGAAAGATGCCTCTTTGGCACCGACGGGCCTTATGGCGTTCACGGGGGTGACGGTCTGTTTGATTACGGCTTTATCAAAAGAAGGATTGAAAAATTATTTCCGGATAAAGGAATTCAAAATCGGCTTCTGGGAGGAAATTTTATGGAATCTGTCGGTATCTGA
- a CDS encoding MASE3 domain-containing protein, whose translation MMDTKVINLNKLILVLVSLPFLYMTSLYNYLLFHSLAELFSIFTACGIFIVAWHSRAFLENNYLLFLGVAYLFIGTIDLLHTLAYKGMGVFLGYDANLPTQLWIAVRYMESLSLLVAVVFLKKKLNAERLMGIYAMFTGLLLFSIFYPGWFPDCFTETTGLTAFKKISEYIISLFLVIAIAFIIKSRTEFDPAVFILLTTSLFLTIGAELMFTFYISVYGLSNLIGHYLKLVSFYLIYIAVVQTGLEKPYSLMFRKLKKSEAELRRQRNDLQKALNEIKTLKGILPICASCKKIRDDRGFWKVVEAYIQEHSDAEFSHSICPDCAKKLYPELDIYESDPSPK comes from the coding sequence ATGATGGACACTAAAGTCATTAACCTCAATAAGCTCATTCTGGTGCTTGTCTCTCTTCCGTTTCTGTATATGACCAGCTTGTACAATTATCTTTTATTTCACAGTCTGGCGGAACTTTTCAGCATCTTTACCGCGTGTGGAATATTTATCGTAGCCTGGCACTCAAGAGCTTTTCTGGAAAATAACTATCTGCTGTTCTTAGGGGTTGCCTATCTTTTTATCGGCACCATCGACTTGCTGCACACATTGGCTTATAAAGGGATGGGGGTCTTTTTGGGGTATGATGCCAACCTGCCGACCCAGCTATGGATCGCCGTCCGTTATATGGAGAGTCTCTCATTGTTGGTCGCCGTCGTATTTCTGAAAAAGAAATTGAACGCTGAACGGCTCATGGGAATTTACGCCATGTTCACAGGCTTGCTTCTCTTTTCAATTTTTTATCCGGGATGGTTCCCGGACTGCTTTACGGAAACGACCGGCCTTACCGCCTTTAAAAAAATCAGCGAATACATCATTTCCTTGTTTCTGGTGATAGCGATCGCTTTCATTATTAAATCCAGGACTGAATTTGATCCGGCGGTTTTTATACTGCTGACGACTTCTTTGTTTCTGACCATCGGCGCTGAGTTGATGTTTACCTTTTATATCAGCGTATATGGGCTTTCCAACCTGATCGGTCACTATTTAAAACTGGTTTCATTTTACCTCATATACATAGCGGTGGTTCAGACCGGTCTGGAAAAACCCTACAGCCTGATGTTCAGGAAACTGAAAAAAAGTGAAGCGGAGTTGCGCAGACAGAGAAACGACCTGCAGAAAGCCTTGAATGAAATCAAAACGCTGAAAGGCATTTTACCTATCTGCGCTAGCTGCAAGAAAATCCGTGATGACAGGGGGTTTTGGAAAGTTGTAGAAGCCTACATCCAGGAACATTCCGATGCGGAATTCAGCCACAGCATCTGCCCGGATTGTGCCAAAAAACTTTATCCGGAACTTGATATTTATGAATCTGATCCTTCTCCCAAGTAG
- the aroH gene encoding chorismate mutase encodes MPNQKDPSGAGRSPIMCRGVRGATTVSENTRDAILEATREMLFIIIRVNDIRPGDLASAYFTTTVDLDATYPALAARQLGWYDVALMCGHEMQVPGGLAHCIRVMLHWNTARSAGEIIHVYLRDAKNLRPDRTTLPEIHEKELERIISDFDMRSLTFDADGIKKG; translated from the coding sequence ATGCCAAACCAGAAAGACCCGTCCGGGGCAGGCCGCTCCCCGATCATGTGCCGGGGGGTGCGCGGCGCAACCACCGTTTCGGAAAATACCCGCGACGCTATTCTGGAGGCCACGCGCGAAATGCTCTTCATCATCATCCGCGTCAACGATATCCGCCCCGGAGACCTGGCCAGCGCGTATTTCACCACCACCGTCGATCTGGACGCGACCTACCCGGCCCTGGCCGCACGGCAGCTGGGCTGGTATGACGTCGCCCTGATGTGCGGGCATGAGATGCAGGTGCCCGGCGGCCTTGCGCACTGCATCCGCGTGATGCTCCATTGGAACACCGCTCGCAGCGCCGGAGAAATCATTCATGTCTACCTGCGCGACGCCAAAAATCTGCGGCCGGATCGTACCACCCTGCCGGAAATCCATGAAAAAGAGCTTGAAAGAATTATCAGTGATTTTGACATGCGGTCGCTGACCTTTGACGCGGACGGCATTAAAAAAGGATGA
- a CDS encoding SUMF1/EgtB/PvdO family nonheme iron enzyme, which yields MEDRWNINRQIGVGPLPEKIVSPIDGAEMVRVPKGAFTQGISEEELMQITLLEDRINPLYATEVPARSVYLEDYYIDRYPVTNYQYRRFIKETGHRKPLLLNDPDWNQPMQPVVFVGWDDARAYAAWAGKSLPTESHWEKAARGTDRRFWAWGHEFYPDRCNYKGYGLERTSEIGLFDNGMSPYGCYDMCGNVWEMCEGRWLEGRLPMRGGCFLGSPVSVRVTRRWTPEDTVTGAHWLGFRCVKTIPLMAGTS from the coding sequence TTGGAAGACCGCTGGAATATAAACCGTCAGATTGGTGTCGGGCCTCTCCCGGAAAAAATTGTTTCACCCATCGACGGGGCTGAAATGGTACGGGTGCCCAAAGGCGCCTTTACCCAAGGTATATCAGAAGAAGAACTGATGCAGATTACGCTCCTGGAAGACCGCATCAATCCGCTATACGCAACCGAAGTGCCCGCCCGCAGTGTCTATCTCGAAGACTATTACATCGACAGATACCCGGTGACGAACTACCAGTATCGCAGGTTCATTAAAGAAACCGGGCATCGCAAACCGTTGCTGTTGAATGATCCGGACTGGAACCAGCCGATGCAGCCGGTGGTCTTTGTGGGCTGGGACGACGCCAGGGCGTATGCCGCATGGGCCGGAAAATCCCTGCCGACCGAATCCCATTGGGAAAAAGCCGCCCGGGGGACCGACCGCCGTTTCTGGGCATGGGGGCACGAGTTCTACCCGGACCGATGCAATTATAAAGGCTATGGGCTGGAACGCACGTCCGAGATCGGTCTTTTCGACAACGGCATGAGCCCCTATGGCTGCTACGACATGTGCGGCAATGTATGGGAAATGTGCGAAGGCCGCTGGCTGGAAGGACGCCTGCCCATGCGGGGCGGATGCTTCCTGGGTTCACCGGTGTCGGTGCGTGTCACCCGTCGCTGGACCCCGGAGGATACCGTTACCGGTGCCCACTGGCTGGGGTTCCGCTGCGTAAAAACCATTCCTTTGATGGCCGGCACCTCCTGA
- a CDS encoding putative quinol monooxygenase, whose protein sequence is MIHVIATIELKPGCRDKYLDILRQNISSVKAEKGCLVYEPTVDFDTDIAIQKKTGDDVVTLIESWESVDALKKHFAEPHMLAYREKAKDLFKKIRIRVLQPA, encoded by the coding sequence ATGATCCATGTAATCGCTACGATTGAACTCAAACCCGGTTGTCGAGACAAATATCTGGACATCCTGCGCCAGAACATCTCCAGCGTGAAGGCTGAAAAAGGATGCCTGGTTTACGAACCCACGGTGGATTTCGATACGGATATCGCCATTCAGAAAAAAACCGGTGATGATGTGGTTACCCTGATCGAGTCCTGGGAAAGCGTCGACGCCCTGAAAAAGCACTTTGCCGAGCCCCACATGCTTGCTTACCGGGAAAAGGCCAAAGATCTTTTCAAAAAAATCAGGATCCGGGTGCTGCAGCCGGCTTAA